CCATGCGGCGATAAATTCTTCCCTCTCCGCTTCCTTCCAATGAGTGGCGGCGAAGTCATCGACGCTCATCGTGTTGCGCTGCATGGGGCGCAACAGCCGGACGCGGCGTTCCATGCTGCCGTCATCGAGCATCAGGCTCGGCGCGGAAGTTTTGACGGCGGCGCGGCCGGAGCGCTCATTGACGAGCAATCGCCCGCCTTCGATGGTGATCGCCTCTTCCGCCGTCATGGGGCGGTTGCGATCGCGCCGCTCGATCGTAAACAGCCGCGTCTCGGCGCCGCTGTCGTGCCGCCAAACCGTGCGCCGGTCGGTGACGATCAGGCTTTCGGCACGGATTGTCTCCAGCCCGACATCATGGACGCCCGCCGCAATCGCCGCCTCGATGCGGGCGTTCAAAATCTCCTCGAACGCCGCAAACAGCGTGTTCTGCATGGCGATGGGCAGTGCCAACAGCCGGTTGAGGAACGTCGTGATCGGCGGCAAATCCTCCTTCATGTTGCCACCCTCGAAGGTCAGCGTCAGGCCGGTCATCTCCTCGAACTGCGTCAACGAACAACCCTGAATGGCGCCCTGCGCCAGCCAGCAATAGAACTGCCTGAGCGCCGCGCGGGCCTGATCGCCTTCGAGATTGTCTTCGGCGCGGAACAGCCCCTGGCCACCAGTCTGGCGCTGCCCGCGCGTGATGGCGCCAAGGGTATCGAGGCGGCGGGCAATCGTCGAAAGAAAGCGCTTCTCGGCCTTCACGTCCGTGGCGATGGGGCGGAACAGCGGCGGCCGCGCCTGATTGGTGCGGTTGGAGCGGCCGAGTCCCTGGATGGCGGTGTCGGCCTTCCATCCCGCTTCGAGCAGGTAATGGACGCGCAGGCGCTGATTCTTCGCGCCCCGGTCGGCATGGTAGGAGCGGCCCGTCCCGCCGGCGTCGGAGAAGACCAGGATGCGCTTCTCGTCATCCATGAAGGCTTGCGTCTCGGCGAGATTGGCCGAGGGCGGACGGTTTTCGACACAAAGCCGATCGCCCTTGCGCACGATCCGCCGTGACCGTCCCGTCACTTCCGCTACCTTGTCTGTCCCGAAGCGTTGAATGATCTGGTCGAGCGCGCCGGGCACGGGATCGAGCGAGGCGAGACGCTCGATCATCCGGTCACGGGAGGCGACGGCCTCGCGGCACTGGATCGGGTTGCCCTCGGCATCGAACGCGGGGCGCGAGCGCAGATTGCCGTCTTCGTCGGTATAAGGCTCATAAAGCTGCGTCGGGAAGGCATGCTGCAAATAGGTGAGGATCACGTCGCGGGGCGACAAATCGACGTTCAGGTCCGCCCATTCCTCGGCTGGAATCTCGGACAGACGGCGATCGAGGATCGCCTCGCCAGTCGAAACCAGTTGTACGATTGCGGCATGGCCCGTCTCCAAGTCCGCCTCGATGGATTTGATGAGCGTGGCGGTCTTCAGCCCCGAAAGCAGCGCTGCGAAGAAACGCTGCTTGGCGCCCTCGAACACCGACAGGGCGGCGGACTTCGCCTGGCCGTTGAGGGTTTTTCGCTCCCCGGTGACGTTCGAGGCTTCGAGGGCGGCATTCAGGTTGGAGTGAATCACCTGAAACGCTTCAGCATAGGCGTCGTAAGTTTCCACCTGCGCCGGGGTGAGATTGTGGTCGACGATCTCGACCTCGACGCCCTCATAGGACAGCGACCGCGCCGTGTAGAGGCCGAGGGCCTTCATGTCGCGGCTCATCACCTCCATGGCCGCGACCCCGCCGGCCTCGACCGCCTGCACAAACTCGGCTCGATTGGCGAAAGGGAAATCCTCGCCGCCCCACAAGCCCAGCCGCTCGGCATAGGCGAGGTTGCGCACGTCGGTGGCGCCGGTTGCGGAGACATAGACGATGCGAGCGTCCGGCAAGGCGCGCTGCAGGCGCAGGCCGGCACGACCTTGCTGGGAGGGAAGTTGTTCGCCGCGCTCACCCTTGCTGCCGGCGGCGTTGGCCATGGCATGGGCTTCGTCGAAAACGATCACGCCGTCGAAGCCGTCTCCCAGCCAGTCGATGACCTGGCGCAGGCGCGGCTCGTTGCGCAGGGTGGCGTAGGTCACGAACAGCACCCCGTCCGACAGCCGGACCGGCGTGCCCTGCTTGAAGCGCGACAGGGGCTGGACGAGCAGTTGCTCCATGCCCAGCGCCGACCAGTCGCGCTGCGCGTCCTCGATCAGCTTGTCGGACTTGGAGATCCACACCGCCTTGCGGCGGCCCTTGATCCAGCTGTCGAGGATGATGCCGGCGACCTGCCGGCCCTTGCCGCAGCCGGTGCCGTCGCCCAGGAACCAGCCGCGGCGGAAGCGCACGGCATTCTCGGCGCCTTCCGGTGCGGCATGGATATTGTCGAAGGTCTCATCGACCGTCCACGATCCCGCGAGATGCCGGGAATGCGCATCGCCGGCATAGATGACGCTCTCAAGCTGCGCGTCGGACAGGATGCCACTCTTTATTATATGCACCCGAAGATGCGGCCGATAGGAAGGGTGCGGCGGCGCCACCGAGGCCATGGCCGCCGACTGCACCAGCTTCGTCGGGTGCGGCTTGGCGCCCGGGATATGGATCGATTGCAGGGCGTAGCCCTCGTAGAGCGCGTCGGTCAGGTCGGCGCCCTCGGCCGGCTTCCATTCGATGGGTTCATAGGAGAGCTCGACAGCATCGGGCGCCGCAGAAATGGCGGGCTGCGGTCTGCGTGCGATTGGCGCGACCTTGCGCGCAACAGCGGGCTTCGCCGCTGTACCGAACCCGATCTCGCCGTCCGCCTCCAAGCGAGGCGGCACATGTTCTATGAGGCGGGCGAGCAATTCGGCGGCGTTCTCCGCGCGCGGCAATACCGGCGACGAAGCCGATTCAAGCGACTTGTCGATGACGGTGAGGCGCGTGTCGAAGGTCGTGCCGTGCTTGTAATAGACGGAGCCATCCACGACGCAGGTGAAACGCACCGCGCCGTTCAGCTTATCGACGGGGAAATTGTGCCCGGTGATGGCGACCAGGCGACCGCCCTCGGGCAGCCGCGCCAGCGCCGCGCGCACGTGATGGAAGTCCGCGTCGGACACGCGCCCCTGCACGTGGAGCGCCGCCGAGAAGGGCGGGTTCATGAGAACAACCGACGGAGCGACATCGTCCGCCAGCCGATCATCGATGCTGGCCGCGTCATGCGTGCTGACCGGGCTGTCCGGGAACAGCCGCCGCAGAAGCGCGGCCCGCGTATCGGCGATCTCGTTGAGCGCCAGCCGCGCACCCATGATCTCGGCGAATACGGCAAGCATCCCCGTGCCGGCCGACGGCTCCAGCACCGCATCGTCGCCGGTGAGGCCCGCCGCGATGCTGGCCGCATAGGCAAGCGGCATGGGTGTGCTGAACTGCTGGAACTCCTCGGACTCCTGCGTGCGACGGGTGTGGGTGGGAAGAAGTCCGGCGATGCGGGAAAGCATGGCGAGCCGCGCGGCGGGCGAGCCCGCCTTCTCCCGCATGGCGCGACCATATTTGCGGAGGAACAGAACCTGCGCGGCTTCGCAAGCTTCATATGCGGCTTTCCAGGTCCAGAAACCCTCGGCGTCCGAACCGCCGAACGCCTCCTCCATCGCTTGCCGCAGGACGCGGGCCTCGATGAGAAGGCCGCGTTCGAGACCGGTGAGAATGCGCTCCGCCGCCTTGAGGATGCAGGCGGCCTCTTCTTCGGGCGCACGGATGGGTGCGGCGGCCGTCACCGCCGCCGCTGGCGTCATCAGATTCATGAGATTGCTCCGGGATTGAGGTTTCAGGAAAAGGCCGGGGCAGGCTCTCTCTTGCTTGCTCCCGGCCCGCCCTCATCCCGGTCTGCTCTCACTCTGGCGGGTGGGAAGCCACGTAGGGATTCCCCTCCGCCAGATGGCCGAAGGGCGTGAAAAAGTATTCGCCGCCATCGTCACGCTGCACGGCGGCGAGCACATAACGCGGTATGCCATTGGACGCATCCGTGCATTCCATCAAGGCAAGGTCGCCGTTTCTGGCCGCACGCAGCAGAGTCTCGAAATTGGCGCGGATGTGATCGGGAATAGCCATGTGTCAGGCTCCCGAAACCAGATGAATGAGCGCGCCGCAGTCGGGACAATCGCCCGCCGGCATAATTTCGCCCGGCAGCACACGCGACCACATATCATGAACGGGGTCGGCCTTATCGACTGACCCATGCCAATTGCAGTTCCGGCATTGGCAGCATGGTTCTTCTTCCGAGGGCGCCGGGATGATTGACAGAATCTCGCGGTCGCGTTCTTCGCCGAGAACCTTGTCACGGATGAATCGGTGCTCATGGAGCAGGCCATCATCGATGATGGCTTGCGCTTCTTCCGTACTCGTGGCTTCAATTTCCCAGCGCTCCTCGATTTCGGCCGTGGCCTGAAGGGTGACGATGAATTTCATGACGCCGCCCTCCGTGCGATGAAGCTGGATGGGCCGTCATAGAGCGCGTGGCGGGTGGGATCGATGACGAAGCCGAATTTGCCGCGCCGGTCATATTCGGCATCCGGCACGAGATAGCGCCGCTCAGTAGAATCGGGCTTGCCCCAATGCCCGCGTCGGCCGCCTATTGTGGCGATGCACTCGACCATGCCGGGATGCTGGTCCGACCTTATCGCGCTGATGACGATCCAGTCGTTGGCGTGGCGTTCAAGGAACAGCCGATCGTCTTTGACGTGGGATTCGCCGGGGGCAAGGATAACGCCTGCGACGGTCTCGTATTCGTCGGGATACCATTCCTTCAGCGTGCGGATCGCCGCTTCGCGGTCCTTCTCGGAAAAGACTTCGGGAAAGGTAAAGGCGACTTTCGCCCAGGCGCAATCCTCCTCGTAAAATCCGTCCCTCTCGCGCAGAGCAGGATGAACCTTAGCGTTTCGCTCGCGGTCGAGCTTGAAGCCGCCATGCGACGGTGTGCCGTAGAAGACGATGCCCTCGGCATAGACCTTTTCATAGTCGGCTTTGCCCCATGGGGTGTAGGTAGGGTTGGTCGATTTCAGCATTTCGATCTCCAGAAAAACGCGAAGCCCGGCCCCGCGCGGACATTCCGCCGCACGGGGACCGGGCTTAAGTGGATGGATTTGAGAGAACAGCCGCTTATTCGGCAGCGGTGAGGAATGCCGGAAGTTCGGCGGCGGCGGAAGACTCCGAGGGCGAGGCATCCGGCTCCGGGGACCCCGGTTCGCCCGTGACCACTACGGTCTCGACGCCGGGCGTGCGCAGCGGCTCGGGCAGCCAGCCGGTATCGGCCAGAAGCCGCTCGGCCTGTTCGGCCATGTCGGACTTCTTCAGCCCTTCGATGAGCTCCGCCATGCCGGCGCCTTTGGCCTCGGTGACCGCCTCGAGGATGCGGGCCTTCGGCACGCGATTGAGGTAGTTCTCCACCGTCGGCTTCCACCCGGCCGCGGTCATGTCGAGCGAAACCGCGCAGGCGAGTTGGTCAGCATGATGCCGGCGTCCCTGTGTCCGGTTCCACGGCTCATGCACCGCGTTGACGGTGAGCGAGACGCAATGGGCGAAGAGCGCCATGCGGCTGTCGTGGTCGAAATCGCAGAGAAACTCCCAGAGCAGTTCCGGCTCGTCGGGAAGCTGCTTCTCCCAATTGGCGTGCCGCTCGTCAATGACCTTCGCCGACTGGCTCTCCTTCAGCCCCGGCCCCTGAACGGTCGGCGTCGGGCTTTCGGCGCAAATCTCCAGGCAACTCGCCGTCGGATACCGCCAGAAGGTCTGGAGAACGAAGGCGTGCAGTGCGGCGAGGAAGGCGATGTCCGGGTCGTTCGCCAGCGCGTCCCGCAGGGCGAGCGTCCGGTGCGCCGTCAGTTCCATGACCAGGCGCTCGGACAGCGGCTTGAGACCGTCTTCCTCGGCTTCGGCATCGTCAGCTTGCGCCCCATTGCCGGATAGCGCGGCGGCGGGATCGACCTGACCCGTCTCGCCGTTCCGGCCGACATGGACGATCTCGACATGATCGCGGATGAAGGCATCCGTGTCCTGACCATCGCTGCCCGTTTCGGCCGGCGCCTCGTCCTCGGGCCGGAGATAGCCGCGCTCGACCTTCAGCTTGCCATCACCATCAATACTGACGAATGCGCCGGCGCGGGCGACCTCTTGCGCGTCGTAGATGACGGGCCGGTTCTCGAAGGCATCGAGTGCCGCCTCGATCTCGGCGAGACGCCGATCGACCTCCTCGGGCAGATCCTCGTCGCTTTCCTGGAAATAGCGCTGTTCGATCTCCTCGAACTCCGACCGCAGGGCTTCGCGGCGGGTGTGCTCCTCGTCGGACAGCGTCTCCGTTTCGCCCATGACGCGGCGCAGGCCGGCAGTGTGGCCATAGGGGAAGTCCGAAGCGACCTCGATCCAGTTCCAGCCCTCGGCCTTGATTGCCTCGGCCTCGGCCGCGAGCTTCTCGGTGACAAGCTTCTCCAGCAGCGCCACATCCTGGAGCCAGCCTTCGTCATTCTGCGAGAACAGGTCGCGGAGCACGATGCCGCCAGCTTCCTCATAGGCCGCGAGCCCGACGAAGCGGGCACGCTTGTCGGTGGCGCGGACGGTGTTTTCCGTCAGCAGCTTGCGGATGAAATAGGGCTCCTTGTTGTAGCCGCGCTGCACGGTCTCCCAGACCCGTTCCTGCCGGGCATGGTCGTCCGAAATCGTGAAGGCCATCAGTTGCTCCAGCGACATGCCGTCATCGGCATAGACTTCCAGCAGCTTGGGCGACACGCTGGCGAGCTTCAGCCGCTGCTTGACGATCTGCGGCGTCACGAAGAAGCGGGCGGCGATCTCCTCCTCGCCCACTCCCTGTTCCTTCAGCGACTGGAAGGCACGGAATTGATCCACCGGGTGGAGTGAAACGCGCTGGCAGTTTTCGGCCAGCGAATCCTCTTCCAGAATGCCGTCCTCCCGCACGATGCAGGGGATCGGGGCATTCTTCGCCAGCCGCTTCTGCTTGACCAGCAGCTCCAGCGCCCGGTAACGGCGGCCGCCGGCCTGCACCTCGTATCTGTCGGTGGGCTGACCGTCTTCGTCGATCACCGCCCGCACGCTCAGGGACTGCAACAGCGTGCGCCGGGCGATGTCCTCGGCCAGTTCCTCGATCGATACACCGGCCCGCACCCGCCGGACGTTGCGGCTCGAAAGCGCCAGCCTGTCGAATGGAATGTCCCGCGCCTGGGACAGCGTAATCTTCTCAATTTTCGCCTTTGTCATGTCAGGTTCTCCGTGACGAGCCGGAGAAAGCCCTCTTTCCCCAACCAGGCTCGTCACGAAGACACCCACTTCCCTCTCCCTCTTCAGGCCGCCGCCCCCGCGGCTTCCTCCAGGTCGAGGTTGTAGACCTCCGCCCCGGCTGCGGCGTAGGCGCGGGCAACTACGGCCAGCGGGGCATAGGAGAACTCGCCCCATGGCTCAGGGTCGGGAGCACCGCCAACACAGATCATCGGCCCGGAGATGGCGAGCCTGGCCACCTTGTCGAAGTCGACACAGCGGCTGTCGATCACCGGAAGTCCGGCGGCGATGGCCTGCTGTTTCACGGTGTTGCAATCGTAGCCGGACAGGCTGCTCTGGCCGCCATACTCATTCAGGTAGTGCAGACTGAACCCTCCGCGGCCGATCGTCAGATGGCCGCCCAACGTGGCGAGGGCCTTGGCGATGTCGGCACTGTAATCGCGATCGTGCATCGATGTTCTCCCGCGACGGGCGGCCCGGAACCGTTCCGCGCCTCGAAACCCGTCAGCGGGGAAGGGCCGCCCTCGAATGCGAGAGCGGCCAGACCGATGCCCAAGAGAAATGCGCTACACCCCGCACATCCCCTCGCACTCATTGGCGAAGAGGTCGAGTTGGCCCTTGTCCTCCAGCGTGTCGAGGTCAGCCTCATCGAGCGGCACGCAGGAGCGATGCAGGAACACCTCGCCGCACAAGCCGCGGAAACCCGAGCGGATCAACCCGTCGATAGCAACGGCATCGGCCCAGGCATCGGGATCCTCATCGCGCATTCGCCTCCAGGCGCCGTCACTGTGGAAAGGGCAGCCGATGCAGGCGCTTTTCGGCGGTGTGGGATAGCCGTGCTTCTCCAGCCAGCGCAGACAGTGGCGGCGGGTCATGCCCTTTTCGATCAAGGGAAAGCGATTGACCTGCCACGCTTCGAAGGACGGCTTCATCCGGATCACTTCATCGAAGCTGATCCCGATCCATTGCTCGACGATCGGGTGCTTGGGCGAGCGCTTGCCGGCAATGCCGGCCAGCTCCCGCACCTTGCGGCGGATCGGCGCGATCTTCAGCTCCTTGGTGCACTGGCGGCGGATCATGCCGACCTTGCCGGATTTCGATTTAGTGAAGGCCGGGATCGACGCCCAGCGCTCGCCCCGCGCGCCGCGGATCAGCCCCTCGCGGATATCGCCATCCGAGACGACATACACGGGGAAGGGCAGCACGTTCGGCGACCTCAGCCAGGCGAGATGTTCATAGACCGCTCGCGGCTCCCAGCAGGTGTCGGAGAAGATCGCGCAATCGGGCAGTGGCCCGACCTCGCCATGGGCCGCCATCAGGGCAAGCGTGGTCGACTGCACGCCGGCGCCGAGCGACAGCACGCGCAGCCGGATGGTGGGAATGTCGGGCGCCGGGAAGAGCGCGTTCATGGCCGGTCTCCCGCCTGCTGCCGGCGCCGCCATTCGGCGGGCGGATCGAAGGTTCCGTCCCAAATGCCACGGCGCAGAAACCGGGCCGTGCCCTCGTCGCTTGTGTAGTTGTAGAGACGATTGGCGTCGCGATCGGCGACGGCCCAGCCGTTCTTCACCACCCAGCTACTGATGTCGTCGCCACCGGCGTAGCAAACAGATACGAACCGACCATGGCCATCGCGCGTCGTTCCCTGCCAGACTTCGCAATTGACCTTTCGGCCTTCGAGAAATTTGGTGAGCGCGGCGGCGGCCTCTTTGCCGCAAGGCCATGTCGCGCTATCGCGACGGCGGCAGCGCTGGTCGATCTCCACGGCATCGACGCCGTAGAGGCGATGCTTCTCACCGCCCACTTCGATTGTGTCGGCGTCGATCACATTGGCCGGGCCGGAATGCTCTTCGTCGAGCGCGGGCCAGAAGGACAGACAGGCGAAAAATACAATGCCGATGACGGCGGACAGGCGGACGAACTGGAACATGGGAGGTTTCCTCACGGGTTGCGGGCGGGCCGGCTCTCTCTTGCCGGCTTCAGCCCTTCATCCATCAGAAGCCTCCCTTTCCCTCTGCCGCCCGCCCCAGAAGTCTCAGGTAGCCGCCGCTGATCATCTCCTCGGCCTCGCGGACGAGCCGCTGCATGCGGGAGCGGTAACCGGACTCCCAGAGCTCGTGCGCCGCCGTCTCCCCGAAGATCGCCGCCGCCACCTGCCGCCGGCTTGCGCCCGCCATTTCTCCGTCCCAGGCGCGCAGCATCATCGCCCAGCGCTTGGCCCGGCGCTCCGGCGGAAAGAGGCCGCGCGGCAGACGGCCGAGGCGGCAAAGCCCGCACAGCCGTTGCAGCGCCGGAACCTTCGCCTCCGTGTGCCGGAGACCCGACAGCAGGTAGCGGAAGCACACCGGGCCATCGAGAACACTGCCTGCCGTCACCATCAGTTGGAGATGGCGCAAGCCATCGCTGAAAAGCACGTGCTCGGATCCGCCGCAGCACAACACAGTCGCCAGTGACGCAAAGCATCGGATGTCGAAGGCGTCGGTGTGGCCGGGTGCAATGGGCTGCGCTTCCACGACGAGCACCGATGGATTGAGATCGGGCAGCCAAAAGACGTCCGTAGCCGGCAGGGCAACGCCAGTGGTGAAAGAAGACGCCCCATTGTTCGAACGGCCCCGGATTCTGGATACGGAGGATTCGGGGCTGAGCGGCCTTCAGCCGGGGCTCGGTAGCGGACGGACGGAGTGGAGGCGACACCTGTGGCAGCCCACCGGCAGCCGTGGCGAAGTCGGGATTGCGCTTGAGCCACTCCCAGGCCCAACCGGCCCGGTCCAGGTCGATGAGGGGTTTGTAACTTTCGGGATCGCGCCAGTCGGCGCGCGGACTTATGCCGGGGACGGTCTTCTCCTTGGACATGGGGCTTGTCTCCTCCCATGAGGCCATCCGGCCGTAGCGGACGCGGCGCGGCCATTTGACGATCCGTCGCACAGCACCTGGGACAAGCCGCCTCCTGCCAGGTCGATGTCACTGGCGGGAGGGCGCCGCCGACATCGATTACTATCGATAGTTGAGACACGGGTTGGCTTCCGTGTTTTCGCGGCGTCTTTCAGGAAATCGTTACAATATTCGCAACGTCAGACCTGGCTAGACCTGCAAACTACGGAATTTTATTAAAGTACAAATGAACTCGGGCAGAGAAAACGAAACCCGAGATTGCCACAGTTGCGCCGCCCTCATCACAAAGTTGTCACAGGATCATCTATTTTGAAACACACACTCTACCGGGAATGGAACTTGTTAAAGGCCGGCAACCCGCTATCGGCCGAGACATCAATTTTCAGGCGATGGAGATTGCGTCATGGCCGAAACCACTTTGGTCGATTTCACGTCGGAAATTGCGTCCCCGGTACTGTCCGTCACGCGGCGTATCGCCCGCAACGGCATTGTCGTCAGCCGATGCGATATCCCGATCAATCCCGGGACACAGATCGTCACGGCACAGTTCGCCCTCTTCATGCATGAAAGCGAACCGCTGGATCTCATCTGCCGTTTGCCTGACAGCCGTCGGACCGAGAAATATCCGGTCGCTGCGGGGCACTTTCATCTGAGCCCGGCCAATCGGGCCGCCCATGTCGGCTGGACGGCCGACAAGCAGTCCTTCGTCATTGCCATGGAAAATAGCTTCATCGAACGCACAATCGGCAACGCTTTCGACGGGCGCGTGCCCGAGATCAGAGGTAGAGCGGCGCTCCGCGACCCGGCGGTCGAGGAGCTGATAGCCTGCCTCAGGCGCAGCTTGAACGATAATAGCCGCTGCGGCGGGCTGTGCCTGGACCTCGTCGGCACGTCGCTCGCCCTGCGCTTGTTCGAGACCTATGGCGAAAACGGCAAGCCACCGCCGTCGATCCGGGGCGGTCTCGGCGCCTCGCGCCGGCGGCGGATCGTCGATTTCATCGAGGCGCATCTGGACGAAGATATCGGACTTGCCGCACTCGCCGCGGAAGCGGGACTCAGCCCGCATCATTTCGGCAAGGCCTTCAAGGCAACGTTCGGCAAGTCGCCCTGCCGCTACATCAAAGAGCGGCGGATTCAGAAGGCGAAGGAGATGCTGCTGTCGGACCGTGCGTCGATCACGGAGATCGCGCTTGCCCTTGGCTTTTCCAGCCACAGCCATTTCACGGACGTGTTCCGCAAGATGACGGGGACGACGCCTTCGCTGTTCCGCAGAGATTGCGCCTGACCGGAGACGTTAACCGACATATGCCCGCAGGCCTCCGGCGCCATTCCGTATTATGATGGGTGGAGCAGCGCCGCGCACCCGACGCCCGGAGGCGGCCCCGAACAGGTGCCATGGATGCGCACGGCATGGAGGACGGGTGCATGGCCAAACTCGATCCCGAGATCGCCGACGAGGTGCCGTGGGCGGACGAAATCACGTCCTATGACGAGGACCATTTCATCACCTATCTGCGCCTGCTGGACGCCGAGGCCGAGGGCGCCGACTGGCGCGAGGTCGCCCGCATTGTCCTGGATCGCGATCCAGACGCGGAACCCGACCGCGCCCGCCGCTGCTGGGAGGCGCATCTGAAGCGCGCCCGTTGGATGACCGAGTACGGTTACCGGCATTTGCTCGACGCGGCGCGGAGCGAATAGGTCCGAGTCGTTTGCGGCTCAGCTATATTATGCCTTTCCGGGCCGGAGAGCTGCGGTTCGCCCCTGTGATCGTCCCCTCGGAGCCGCGCCCCGGGACAGCACGCGAAGGCACCGGACCTCCCTGGCGAGATGCCATCGGAGGTCACGCGCGATGGCGGGTCGCTCCTCTATCGTTTCAATCGAAATTGAATAAACGCCTTGAGCACCATAGCGCGCATGTCTATAAACTAGTCTGGTCTAGTAGATAGACACTCAGACTGTGAGAGGCGATTGGTGGGCGAAGGCCAAAATCAACTTAAGGGAAATGATCTCAGGTGGGGCGTCGAACGCCGGCTTGAGTTCATCGAATTCCGACTGTTCTGGGAGGGTCACGTGAATCGCGGCGACCTGATGGAGATGTTCGGGATTTCGGTGCAGCAGGCCTCGACGGATCTAAACCGCTATCTCGGGCTTGCCCCCGCCAACATGGCCTACGACAAGAGCGCACGTACCTATGTGCGCGGTTCCGATTTTGCACCGTGCTTCTTGAAGCCGGACGCCAGCCGCTACCTTTCTCAACTTCGCTCGGTCGCTGATGGCATCGTCGACCGGTCCGACGCCTGGATTGGCCAGATTCCCGACTTCGACGCTGCACCGACACCGGCACGTGGTGTGAACGCCCGAACGTTGCGCGCCGTGGTGTCTGCAATTCGCCGTACCGAGTCTATCGAGATCAAATATCAGTCACTGTCTCGCCCCGCGCCCCAATGGCGGTGGATCGCCCCACACGCCATTGGCTTCGACGGCTTTCGCTGGCATGCCCGCGCCTTCTGCGAGATCGACCAGTCGTTCAAGGACTTCGTATTGTCGCGGATCATGGAGGTACGGGGCACGCGCCCGAGCACATGCGATCTGGCAACCGACGCCGACTGGTATCAACATGTAACGCTCGAAATCGGCCCTCACCCGGAACTGTCCGAAACGCAACAGAAGGTGATCGCGCTCGACTACGGAATGCGCGGCGGCAAGACGAAGATCAAGGTCCGCCGCGC
The window above is part of the Constrictibacter sp. MBR-5 genome. Proteins encoded here:
- a CDS encoding AraC family transcriptional regulator produces the protein MAETTLVDFTSEIASPVLSVTRRIARNGIVVSRCDIPINPGTQIVTAQFALFMHESEPLDLICRLPDSRRTEKYPVAAGHFHLSPANRAAHVGWTADKQSFVIAMENSFIERTIGNAFDGRVPEIRGRAALRDPAVEELIACLRRSLNDNSRCGGLCLDLVGTSLALRLFETYGENGKPPPSIRGGLGASRRRRIVDFIEAHLDEDIGLAALAAEAGLSPHHFGKAFKATFGKSPCRYIKERRIQKAKEMLLSDRASITEIALALGFSSHSHFTDVFRKMTGTTPSLFRRDCA
- a CDS encoding DUF6117 family protein — its product is MAIPDHIRANFETLLRAARNGDLALMECTDASNGIPRYVLAAVQRDDGGEYFFTPFGHLAEGNPYVASHPPE
- a CDS encoding DUF2285 domain-containing protein, producing MEAQPIAPGHTDAFDIRCFASLATVLCCGGSEHVLFSDGLRHLQLMVTAGSVLDGPVCFRYLLSGLRHTEAKVPALQRLCGLCRLGRLPRGLFPPERRAKRWAMMLRAWDGEMAGASRRQVAAAIFGETAAHELWESGYRSRMQRLVREAEEMISGGYLRLLGRAAEGKGGF
- a CDS encoding strawberry notch-like NTP hydrolase domain-containing protein, which translates into the protein MNLMTPAAAVTAAAPIRAPEEEAACILKAAERILTGLERGLLIEARVLRQAMEEAFGGSDAEGFWTWKAAYEACEAAQVLFLRKYGRAMREKAGSPAARLAMLSRIAGLLPTHTRRTQESEEFQQFSTPMPLAYAASIAAGLTGDDAVLEPSAGTGMLAVFAEIMGARLALNEIADTRAALLRRLFPDSPVSTHDAASIDDRLADDVAPSVVLMNPPFSAALHVQGRVSDADFHHVRAALARLPEGGRLVAITGHNFPVDKLNGAVRFTCVVDGSVYYKHGTTFDTRLTVIDKSLESASSPVLPRAENAAELLARLIEHVPPRLEADGEIGFGTAAKPAVARKVAPIARRPQPAISAAPDAVELSYEPIEWKPAEGADLTDALYEGYALQSIHIPGAKPHPTKLVQSAAMASVAPPHPSYRPHLRVHIIKSGILSDAQLESVIYAGDAHSRHLAGSWTVDETFDNIHAAPEGAENAVRFRRGWFLGDGTGCGKGRQVAGIILDSWIKGRRKAVWISKSDKLIEDAQRDWSALGMEQLLVQPLSRFKQGTPVRLSDGVLFVTYATLRNEPRLRQVIDWLGDGFDGVIVFDEAHAMANAAGSKGERGEQLPSQQGRAGLRLQRALPDARIVYVSATGATDVRNLAYAERLGLWGGEDFPFANRAEFVQAVEAGGVAAMEVMSRDMKALGLYTARSLSYEGVEVEIVDHNLTPAQVETYDAYAEAFQVIHSNLNAALEASNVTGERKTLNGQAKSAALSVFEGAKQRFFAALLSGLKTATLIKSIEADLETGHAAIVQLVSTGEAILDRRLSEIPAEEWADLNVDLSPRDVILTYLQHAFPTQLYEPYTDEDGNLRSRPAFDAEGNPIQCREAVASRDRMIERLASLDPVPGALDQIIQRFGTDKVAEVTGRSRRIVRKGDRLCVENRPPSANLAETQAFMDDEKRILVFSDAGGTGRSYHADRGAKNQRLRVHYLLEAGWKADTAIQGLGRSNRTNQARPPLFRPIATDVKAEKRFLSTIARRLDTLGAITRGQRQTGGQGLFRAEDNLEGDQARAALRQFYCWLAQGAIQGCSLTQFEEMTGLTLTFEGGNMKEDLPPITTFLNRLLALPIAMQNTLFAAFEEILNARIEAAIAAGVHDVGLETIRAESLIVTDRRTVWRHDSGAETRLFTIERRDRNRPMTAEEAITIEGGRLLVNERSGRAAVKTSAPSLMLDDGSMERRVRLLRPMQRNTMSVDDFAATHWKEAEREEFIAAWEKEIAGIPEFSTSTFHLVTGLLLPIWRRLPESNARVYRLQTDDGERIIGRMLTPIEVEAFCRNIGMDAPKLSAGDAWGLINEGKVTAHLADGLVLRRARVMNEHRIELTGFTSGMVDALKARGLFGEIISWKLRLFVPVGEAGKAIFESLTDRWPLTEIADRG
- a CDS encoding thermonuclease family protein, with product MFQFVRLSAVIGIVFFACLSFWPALDEEHSGPANVIDADTIEVGGEKHRLYGVDAVEIDQRCRRRDSATWPCGKEAAAALTKFLEGRKVNCEVWQGTTRDGHGRFVSVCYAGGDDISSWVVKNGWAVADRDANRLYNYTSDEGTARFLRRGIWDGTFDPPAEWRRRQQAGDRP
- a CDS encoding ParB/RepB/Spo0J family partition protein is translated as MTKAKIEKITLSQARDIPFDRLALSSRNVRRVRAGVSIEELAEDIARRTLLQSLSVRAVIDEDGQPTDRYEVQAGGRRYRALELLVKQKRLAKNAPIPCIVREDGILEEDSLAENCQRVSLHPVDQFRAFQSLKEQGVGEEEIAARFFVTPQIVKQRLKLASVSPKLLEVYADDGMSLEQLMAFTISDDHARQERVWETVQRGYNKEPYFIRKLLTENTVRATDKRARFVGLAAYEEAGGIVLRDLFSQNDEGWLQDVALLEKLVTEKLAAEAEAIKAEGWNWIEVASDFPYGHTAGLRRVMGETETLSDEEHTRREALRSEFEEIEQRYFQESDEDLPEEVDRRLAEIEAALDAFENRPVIYDAQEVARAGAFVSIDGDGKLKVERGYLRPEDEAPAETGSDGQDTDAFIRDHVEIVHVGRNGETGQVDPAAALSGNGAQADDAEAEEDGLKPLSERLVMELTAHRTLALRDALANDPDIAFLAALHAFVLQTFWRYPTASCLEICAESPTPTVQGPGLKESQSAKVIDERHANWEKQLPDEPELLWEFLCDFDHDSRMALFAHCVSLTVNAVHEPWNRTQGRRHHADQLACAVSLDMTAAGWKPTVENYLNRVPKARILEAVTEAKGAGMAELIEGLKKSDMAEQAERLLADTGWLPEPLRTPGVETVVVTGEPGSPEPDASPSESSAAAELPAFLTAAE